The following nucleotide sequence is from Anopheles stephensi strain Indian chromosome 3, UCI_ANSTEP_V1.0, whole genome shotgun sequence.
tcatttgccCGACCCGCCGCTTCTTCGCCAGCTCTCTTCCCACCAGCCCCCCGGGTTGCGTGTTGTGTATTACGCGAACATGGTGGcagtaattttaaaaatatcatcCCATCGCGAGAGGGAAGAACTCGACTATGAGGCTTGACGCTTGATGCGCCCGAACCATCCCAAACCGCTCCTGATAGGATGGCCGGACACCGGTGTGAGTGGCCGTTGCCtggtgtttaaaaataagttcTCGTCAAATGGCAAAGCGGCATCCGGCGTGATGTGTAATTGTAGCGCGTACTGGCGCGGACGGAACACTGCGACTCGTCAACATGCCTTGCCAATACCGATTGTTTTTGCGTGCAATTTCGCCCCTTTTTTGCAAATCACAGGAATGTGTTTGCTGAGTGGTGTTCGTTTGGTGGGATTTTCATGTGTGTTTTGATAATATATCGAGAGCGTGGCGTTCATTTAAATTCTGAATGGATGACTAATTTGAGCGATACACAGTGCGACCGGGTAATTATCGGACGTTTTATTGCCCCAGAGATTTAAGGACCCTGTAAATGCTTATGCGTTTAGGTCGCTGACCATTAAGAGCCAGTAATGAAATGAGGGAAACCAAATCTGTTAATGAAATACGTTGTATAAAAATAACCGAAAATTTGTTCTAAAAAAATCTCTTCCTGTATCTTTACGCTTGAAAAAAGATTAAAGTTTAGCGCTGAGTTGGTGGTTTTTTTCATTCCTCATTTTTCTCCATCTTTTACATCCACCCCGGAACAGGTCCAGGCAACGCTAGATCGCATCCGCGCCAGCAAGAATCTGCTCAGTCAGCTGCAGTCGGACGATGCCCTGGAGTCATACCGTACCGAGGCACGCTCGAAGCTAAGCGAACAGACTGCCCGCAAGCTGGCGGATAAGCTCGCGATGGCGAACAGCGAAGAGGACGATTTCGTCTCCACCGGCATGACGGCACGCAAGGCACTCAAGGTAAGCATTAGGGGAAAGGGTGGGGTCGCCCGCTAAGGAATTTATGCTCGAAAAAGGGTATTAAGTCCTCATTCCATCATTTTAACGACACTCGAGAGTAGGCAACACTTCCGCGCCAGGCAAGTGACTCGAAGTGTACAGAGAAGGTGGCTGCTGACTGTGAGAATTGGAATTTATGTtgtgatttaaaaatattcttgcTAGTAGAGCTGGA
It contains:
- the LOC118510210 gene encoding uncharacterized protein LOC118510210; the encoded protein is PKICSKKISSCIFTLEKRLKFSAELVVFFIPHFSPSFTSTPEQVQATLDRIRASKNLLSQLQSDDALESYRTEARSKLSEQTARKLADKLAMANSEEDDFVSTGMTARKALKIRASTETSSLAKSSQALKWKDETAESYASKRASATKARLQDIDQEIEEFEAKQAARARRNAQLKQLLAETAAQDIVPASLSEHSDGMKVTTGVLKVKTTQKKMVSF